The following proteins are co-located in the Halarcobacter sp. genome:
- a CDS encoding FIST N-terminal domain-containing protein: MKTFNYNIKNGIENSNINLELLKNEENILIQIFCGQGYSNLKDIIEKLKKELPQSIIIGTTTDGEIKNTSITTSNTIISISIFKETKILASYADDKNSFNNGFNLAKNLVTSNTKLLILFTDGTTTNGENFLKGVESFSNTTPICGGMAGDNGKFTQTFISCQDKILKSGAVGVSLNSDKLKVHNDYRFNWSPIGIEHTIDKIEDNRVYSINGMSPVEFYAKYLGEDVAMALPATGIEFPLIVEKDGIPTARAVIAKHSDGSVSFAGNLEEGDKVKLGFGNAEMIMQNPIESLNNLSSMKPESFFLFSCMARRRYMPSFIQVEVEPFAKIAPTSGFFTYAEFYHNGTNNLLLNQTLTIVALTEDSSESDFKELNLEPKEKNEHARTIRALTHLIQQSTKDYDKQTAKLNEEKLYTHNLLAAQKQFLRHTIHETNTPLSSIMWNVELHEMELGKSRYLSNIEVAMKNLFSIYDDLSYLVKRDQINYSTQRIDLTDYLRSRIDFFFQVALKAKSKLIFDSSNKSRFINFNETKLQRIIDNNLTNAIKYTFENEDIHIVLYEENDFFKLQFTSHSSVIQEPQKIFEEYYREEKLKEGFGLGLNLVKKICDEEDVKIKVESNNYFTTFSYYFKKEDKDENSIT, encoded by the coding sequence ATGAAAACTTTTAACTATAATATTAAAAATGGTATTGAAAATAGCAATATTAATCTAGAACTATTAAAAAATGAAGAAAATATATTAATACAAATTTTTTGTGGTCAAGGATATAGTAATTTAAAAGATATTATAGAAAAACTAAAAAAAGAACTCCCCCAATCAATTATTATTGGTACAACAACTGATGGAGAGATTAAAAATACCTCTATTACAACATCTAATACCATCATTTCAATCTCAATATTTAAAGAAACTAAAATTTTAGCCTCTTATGCAGATGATAAAAACTCTTTTAATAATGGTTTTAATCTGGCAAAAAATTTAGTTACTAGTAATACAAAACTTCTAATACTATTTACAGATGGAACAACAACAAATGGAGAAAACTTTTTAAAAGGTGTAGAGTCTTTTAGTAATACAACTCCAATATGTGGGGGAATGGCAGGAGATAATGGAAAGTTTACACAAACATTTATTTCATGCCAAGATAAAATTTTAAAAAGTGGTGCAGTTGGTGTTTCTTTAAATTCTGATAAATTAAAAGTTCATAACGATTATAGATTTAATTGGTCCCCAATTGGTATTGAACATACAATTGATAAAATTGAAGATAATAGAGTTTATAGTATAAATGGGATGTCCCCTGTTGAGTTTTATGCAAAATATTTAGGAGAAGATGTTGCAATGGCACTGCCTGCAACAGGGATAGAATTTCCACTTATAGTTGAGAAAGATGGTATTCCTACGGCAAGAGCAGTAATTGCTAAGCATAGCGATGGAAGTGTAAGTTTTGCAGGAAATTTGGAAGAGGGAGATAAGGTAAAATTAGGTTTTGGAAATGCTGAGATGATTATGCAAAATCCTATAGAAAGCCTAAATAACTTAAGTTCAATGAAACCTGAAAGTTTTTTTCTATTTTCATGTATGGCAAGAAGAAGATATATGCCAAGCTTTATCCAAGTAGAGGTGGAACCCTTTGCAAAAATTGCACCCACTTCTGGTTTTTTTACCTATGCAGAGTTTTATCACAATGGAACTAATAATCTTCTTTTAAATCAAACATTGACAATAGTTGCACTTACAGAAGATTCTTCTGAAAGTGACTTTAAAGAGTTAAATCTAGAACCAAAAGAAAAGAATGAACATGCGAGAACAATAAGAGCTTTAACTCATCTTATACAACAATCAACAAAAGATTATGATAAACAAACTGCAAAATTAAATGAAGAAAAATTATATACCCATAATCTATTAGCTGCACAAAAACAGTTTTTAAGACATACAATTCATGAAACAAACACACCTTTATCTTCTATTATGTGGAATGTTGAACTACATGAAATGGAATTAGGAAAAAGTAGATACTTATCAAACATTGAAGTTGCTATGAAAAATCTTTTTTCAATCTATGATGATTTAAGTTATCTAGTAAAAAGAGATCAAATAAATTATTCTACTCAAAGAATTGATTTAACAGATTACCTTAGAAGTAGAATTGATTTTTTCTTTCAAGTTGCATTAAAAGCAAAATCTAAATTAATATTTGATAGCTCAAATAAATCTCGTTTTATAAATTTTAATGAAACAAAACTTCAAAGAATCATAGACAATAATTTAACAAATGCGATAAAATATACTTTTGAAAACGAAGATATACATATTGTACTTTATGAAGAAAATGATTTTTTTAAACTTCAGTTTACAAGCCATTCAAGTGTAATTCAAGAACCTCAAAAAATTTTTGAAGAGTATTATAGAGAAGAGAAATTAAAAGAGGGTTTTGGCTTAGGTTTAAATTTAGTAAAAAAAATATGTGATGAGGAAGATGTAAAAATAAAAGTAGAATCAAACAACTATTTTACAACTTTTTCATATTACTTTAAAAAGGAAGATAAAGATGAAAATTCTATTACTTGA
- the thiS gene encoding sulfur carrier protein ThiS: MNLIVNGEEKNFNENSTLQEIISILKIEDKVMAAAVNMEIVKKDEWNSFVLNENDKLELLQFVGGG; the protein is encoded by the coding sequence ATGAATCTAATAGTAAACGGTGAAGAGAAAAACTTTAATGAAAACTCTACACTACAAGAAATTATCTCTATACTTAAAATTGAAGATAAAGTTATGGCAGCAGCTGTAAATATGGAGATTGTTAAAAAAGATGAATGGAATAGTTTTGTTCTTAATGAGAATGATAAATTAGAATTATTACAATTTGTAGGTGGTGGTTGA
- a CDS encoding response regulator transcription factor produces the protein MKILLLEDDLMLNDAITQYLTSVGHQIVSSKDGKTCLEILENEKFDMLILDINLPDIDGFTILEELHKQKRTIPTIFISALLDIEEISRAFDIGCHDYLKKPFHLKELNLRINKILKSSVVPQNHKRLSKLYSFDHDNMTLYFNNEPHILPKRQLMIISLLSKNRSLVVNYDMFREYAYDGDDIDTATIRAEVNRVKKVLKEDFIINIRGIGYMVERPN, from the coding sequence ATGAAAATTCTATTACTTGAAGATGATTTGATGTTAAATGATGCAATAACTCAATATTTAACATCTGTAGGACATCAAATTGTATCATCAAAAGATGGAAAAACTTGCCTTGAAATATTAGAAAATGAAAAGTTTGATATGTTAATACTAGATATTAATCTTCCAGATATTGATGGTTTTACTATTTTAGAAGAACTTCATAAACAAAAAAGAACAATTCCTACTATATTTATCTCTGCACTTTTAGATATTGAAGAGATATCAAGAGCTTTTGATATTGGTTGCCATGATTATTTAAAAAAACCCTTTCATCTAAAAGAATTAAATCTTCGAATAAATAAGATTTTAAAATCTTCAGTTGTTCCTCAAAATCATAAAAGATTATCAAAATTATATAGTTTTGATCACGATAATATGACACTTTATTTTAATAATGAACCCCATATTTTACCCAAAAGACAACTTATGATAATCTCTTTATTGTCTAAAAATAGAAGTTTAGTTGTAAATTATGATATGTTTAGAGAATATGCTTATGATGGAGATGATATAGATACCGCAACTATAAGAGCTGAAGTTAATAGAGTAAAAAAAGTATTAAAAGAGGACTTTATAATAAATATCAGAGGAATTGGATATATGGTTGAAAGACCAAATTAA
- a CDS encoding PAS domain S-box protein codes for MIKKERIISLIVTIILIYISHKLIESNNYNIESSIDNLSTEVLNSQANVLERTIFRNTKSATILGEHIKIVNGNMSSFDTFAKMLLSELKGVSNLQLAPDAVVKKIYPLEGNEKAIGHDLFKDDARKKEAFLTRKSHKLTLAGPFTLIQGGVGIIARKPIYINDKFWGFASALIILDDLIKNTNINELKEKNYIFRLKRVHPDTEKMDIFYGNKNFSSEQKVYTKSLKVPNGTWYLDIQYTGIYLSNSLVFILYFVSILISFLLGYLLFIILNRPRELEKLNDLLEKKVQEQTKKIQNNLDLIGTYVLYSRTDSEGIITEVSEAFCKLTGYSKDELIGKTHSILKETNYSNQFYENMWNTIKSGKTWAGELKNKAKSGHSFWVYSMISPEYDENNSLVGFIAIRQDITAKKTFEENQVDYFQNAKMVAMGEMIGNIAHQWRQPLSAISTLASGLIFEKKANIIDDENLYKKLGNIVEYTLHLSKTIDTFRDFLRVRKSVEKTNLEDRIIAAKMIIDATLKEKSIDLIDNIDYEKTTKVNLIIGQLEQVLLNIFNNAKDALLEKETINPWIKLELYSIDDRIIIAVEDNAGGIPEKNMPHIFEPYFTTKHQTLGTGLGLNMSYRIINESLKGNIYAKNTKNGAKFFIELPMM; via the coding sequence ATGATTAAAAAAGAAAGAATTATTTCTCTAATAGTAACTATCATACTAATTTATATAAGCCATAAGCTAATAGAAAGTAATAATTACAATATTGAAAGTAGTATTGATAATTTATCTACAGAAGTTCTTAATTCTCAAGCAAATGTTTTAGAAAGAACTATTTTTCGAAATACAAAAAGTGCAACAATTTTAGGTGAACATATAAAGATAGTAAATGGCAATATGAGTAGTTTTGATACTTTTGCTAAAATGCTTTTATCTGAATTAAAAGGTGTTAGTAATCTACAATTAGCTCCTGATGCAGTAGTTAAAAAAATCTATCCATTAGAAGGAAATGAAAAAGCTATTGGACATGATTTATTTAAAGATGATGCAAGAAAAAAAGAAGCTTTTCTAACAAGAAAAAGTCATAAATTAACTTTAGCTGGCCCTTTTACATTAATACAAGGTGGAGTAGGGATTATTGCAAGAAAGCCTATTTATATCAATGATAAATTTTGGGGTTTTGCGTCAGCTTTGATTATTTTGGATGATTTGATTAAAAATACAAACATCAATGAATTAAAAGAAAAAAATTATATTTTTAGACTAAAAAGAGTTCATCCTGACACAGAAAAAATGGATATTTTTTATGGAAATAAGAATTTTTCTTCTGAGCAAAAAGTTTATACTAAGAGTTTAAAAGTTCCAAATGGTACTTGGTATTTAGATATACAATATACTGGAATCTATTTATCTAACAGTTTAGTTTTTATTTTATATTTTGTTAGTATATTAATCTCATTTTTACTTGGATATCTTTTATTTATTATTTTAAATAGACCAAGAGAATTAGAAAAATTAAATGATTTATTAGAAAAAAAAGTTCAAGAACAAACAAAAAAAATACAAAATAATCTTGATTTAATAGGTACTTATGTTCTTTATTCTAGAACAGATAGTGAAGGGATTATTACTGAAGTTAGTGAAGCATTTTGTAAATTAACAGGTTATTCAAAAGATGAATTGATAGGAAAAACTCATAGTATTTTAAAAGAAACAAACTATTCAAATCAATTTTATGAAAATATGTGGAATACTATCAAATCTGGGAAAACTTGGGCAGGAGAACTTAAAAATAAAGCAAAATCTGGACATAGTTTTTGGGTTTACTCTATGATTTCACCAGAATATGATGAAAATAACTCTTTAGTTGGATTTATAGCTATTAGACAAGATATAACAGCGAAAAAAACTTTTGAAGAGAATCAAGTAGACTATTTTCAAAATGCAAAAATGGTAGCAATGGGAGAGATGATAGGTAATATTGCTCATCAATGGAGACAACCTTTAAGTGCTATTAGTACCTTAGCAAGTGGTTTAATATTTGAGAAAAAAGCAAATATTATTGATGATGAAAATTTATATAAAAAATTAGGCAACATAGTTGAGTATACACTTCATTTGTCAAAAACAATTGATACTTTTAGAGATTTTCTAAGAGTTAGAAAAAGTGTTGAAAAAACAAATTTAGAAGATAGAATTATTGCTGCTAAAATGATTATTGATGCTACATTAAAGGAAAAGAGTATTGATTTGATTGATAATATTGATTATGAAAAAACAACAAAAGTTAATTTAATTATTGGTCAATTAGAGCAAGTTTTATTAAATATTTTTAATAATGCAAAAGATGCTTTGTTGGAAAAGGAAACGATAAATCCATGGATAAAGCTAGAACTATATTCGATTGATGATAGAATTATCATTGCTGTTGAAGATAATGCAGGGGGAATTCCTGAAAAAAATATGCCACATATTTTCGAACCATATTTTACAACAAAACATCAAACATTAGGAACAGGTTTAGGATTAAATATGAGTTATAGAATTATTAATGAAAGTCTAAAAGGTAATATTTATGCTAAAAATACAAAAAATGGAGCTAAATTTTTTATTGAGTTACCTATGATGTAA
- a CDS encoding molybdopterin-dependent oxidoreductase: MIADINSVCTYCGVGCDITGQVKDNKILKIYAQNDGYVSQGKLCIKGAKGFGFVDSDDRIRNSRVKKSFIEKNLEELPRELKARAKTLKEFDEKYFETPYEFTTSLAAWKLMEIKDTYGRHSFCGMGGARTSCESSYMFQKFIREGMDSPHVDCCARVCHSPSLKGMKPLIGEGAATNPFDDIYKTENIIIMGSNTTEAHPIVANRIIKAAKAKTANVTVIDVRNIQIGKYGKELVIPYEANLLVLNMMAYVILSEKLYDNNFIDSRCVGFEEYKKSILNDPYANPEYMRKIKGYEDLADSIPEVAREYASKQSMFFWGLGITEHLDGSYAVMAIVHLALLTGNIGKTGTGLMPLRGQNNVQGACDTGCLPYFDPDYAKPKEIGLMTPQLIDEMLKGKIKAMYVMGEDIAHIHPNQNKVHKALENLELIISNELFMNEITKKADIIFGVRSAYEKTGVYVNAMRRLHLSQPLVEADMPDDWEVLRDIENKIKGNFIYETSEDVWNETKEKVKSRFSGATYHKLSKNRNRGMQWPIEKEDTPILHLEQFRTEDGKGYFQYHQYKLREQIKKLVNNEVFENNEFYLTTGRTIVHYNNAAQTIRSEALNSRYDKDIILASKEDEEKIGANHIIMKTQYGETAIMPIKYTKNIRPGTLYTTFHHPQSKVNFIFGDEADELILTARFKSIRVEIEPIKG; encoded by the coding sequence ATGATTGCAGATATAAATTCAGTTTGCACATACTGTGGTGTTGGTTGTGATATTACAGGACAAGTAAAAGATAATAAAATATTAAAAATCTATGCACAAAATGATGGTTATGTTAGTCAAGGTAAGCTTTGTATTAAAGGAGCAAAAGGTTTCGGTTTTGTTGATTCTGATGATAGGATAAGAAATAGTAGAGTTAAAAAAAGTTTTATTGAGAAAAACTTAGAAGAGTTACCAAGAGAGTTAAAAGCAAGAGCAAAAACATTAAAAGAGTTTGATGAAAAGTATTTTGAAACCCCATATGAGTTTACAACATCTCTTGCAGCTTGGAAACTTATGGAGATAAAAGACACCTATGGCAGACATAGTTTTTGTGGAATGGGAGGAGCTAGAACTTCATGTGAGAGTTCTTATATGTTCCAAAAATTCATTAGAGAAGGGATGGATTCTCCCCATGTAGATTGTTGTGCGAGAGTTTGTCATAGTCCTAGTTTAAAAGGGATGAAACCTCTTATTGGAGAAGGTGCAGCAACAAACCCATTTGACGATATTTACAAAACTGAAAATATAATTATTATGGGTTCAAATACTACAGAGGCACATCCTATTGTTGCAAATAGAATAATAAAAGCAGCAAAAGCTAAAACAGCCAATGTAACAGTAATTGATGTTAGAAATATTCAAATAGGTAAATATGGAAAAGAGTTAGTAATTCCATATGAAGCAAATCTTTTAGTACTTAACATGATGGCATATGTAATTCTTTCTGAAAAACTTTATGACAATAACTTTATAGATTCAAGATGTGTAGGTTTTGAAGAGTATAAAAAATCAATTCTAAATGACCCTTATGCAAATCCTGAATATATGAGAAAAATTAAAGGTTATGAAGATTTAGCAGATTCTATTCCTGAAGTAGCTAGAGAGTATGCCTCAAAACAATCAATGTTTTTTTGGGGTTTGGGAATAACTGAACATTTAGATGGTTCATATGCTGTAATGGCAATAGTACACCTTGCTTTATTAACAGGAAATATTGGTAAAACAGGAACTGGTCTTATGCCTTTAAGGGGACAAAATAATGTACAAGGAGCCTGTGATACAGGATGTCTTCCATATTTTGATCCTGATTATGCAAAACCAAAAGAGATTGGACTTATGACACCTCAACTTATAGATGAGATGTTAAAGGGTAAAATCAAAGCTATGTATGTGATGGGAGAAGATATTGCCCATATTCATCCAAATCAAAACAAAGTACACAAAGCTTTAGAAAACCTTGAATTAATTATCTCAAATGAACTTTTTATGAATGAGATTACAAAAAAAGCAGATATTATTTTTGGTGTTAGATCTGCTTATGAAAAAACTGGTGTTTATGTAAATGCCATGAGAAGACTTCACCTTTCTCAACCTCTTGTGGAAGCAGATATGCCAGATGATTGGGAAGTATTAAGAGATATAGAAAACAAAATAAAAGGGAATTTTATTTATGAAACTAGTGAAGATGTATGGAATGAAACTAAAGAAAAAGTAAAATCTAGATTTAGTGGTGCAACATATCATAAACTTTCAAAAAATAGAAATAGAGGTATGCAATGGCCTATTGAAAAAGAGGATACTCCTATTTTACACCTTGAACAATTTAGAACCGAAGATGGAAAAGGATATTTTCAATACCACCAATATAAATTAAGAGAACAGATTAAAAAACTTGTAAATAATGAAGTTTTTGAGAATAATGAGTTTTATTTAACTACTGGAAGAACTATTGTTCACTATAATAATGCTGCCCAAACCATAAGAAGTGAAGCACTAAATTCTAGATATGACAAAGATATTATTTTAGCCTCTAAAGAGGATGAAGAAAAAATTGGTGCCAATCATATTATAATGAAAACCCAATATGGTGAAACTGCAATTATGCCAATTAAATATACTAAAAATATAAGACCTGGAACTTTATATACAACTTTTCATCATCCCCAATCAAAAGTTAATTTTATCTTTGGAGATGAAGCAGATGAACTAATTTTAACTGCAAGATTCAAATCAATTAGAGTAGAAATTGAGCCGATTAAAGGGTGA
- a CDS encoding YraN family protein, with translation MSRLKGDIAEEKACEYLNSQAFKIVEKNFYAKKLGEIDIIATKDNIYHFIEVKSSNSYESAINNITTSKLSKLKRSVEYYLQKKEINSSFCIDAIIVVDEDIEFLENITF, from the coding sequence TTGAGCCGATTAAAGGGTGATATTGCTGAAGAGAAAGCTTGTGAGTATTTAAACTCTCAAGCTTTTAAAATAGTAGAAAAAAACTTCTATGCAAAAAAATTAGGAGAGATAGATATTATTGCAACTAAAGATAATATTTATCATTTTATTGAAGTAAAATCCTCAAACTCATATGAAAGTGCCATAAACAATATTACAACAAGTAAACTCTCTAAACTAAAAAGAAGTGTTGAGTATTACTTACAAAAAAAAGAGATTAACTCTAGTTTTTGTATAGATGCGATTATTGTAGTAGATGAAGATATAGAGTTTTTAGAAAACATTACTTTTTAG